Within Haematobia irritans isolate KBUSLIRL chromosome 2, ASM5000362v1, whole genome shotgun sequence, the genomic segment catgtaccaaatttcagccggaccggatgaaattttcttcttttagaggctccgcaagccaaatcgggggattggtctatatgggggctataaataattatggaccgatatggaccaatttctgcatggttgttagagaccatatactaacaccatgtaccaaatttcagccggatcggatgaaatttgcttctcttagagcaatcgcaagccaaatttgggggtccgtttatatgggggctatacgtaaaagtggaccgatatggtccatttgcaataacatttgacctacatcaataacaactacttgtgccaaattttaagtcgatagcttgtttcgctcggaagttagcgtgatttcaacaggcggacggacatcctcagatcgactcagaatttcaacacgacccagaatatatatattttatggggtcttagagcaatatttcgatgtgttacaaacggaatgacaaagttaatatagccccatcgtaaggtggagggtataaaaaaaatcaatcacaaaaactaatagtatcaattaattttttaattggatcaattaattttttatttgactttcaattaatgttttaattgatactaccaattaaaaaaataattggatcaattcattttgtgattaaataagaaaacaaatttattaaatattatacattttttgttaatttacatccaaagaattcggatcacaccttaagaagtgatgcaaattcagtgcaacggctgttaaaatagtggacatccgtcctatgacaagcccatgcttCTGTTCCAATTTCCGGAtccattttcacaatttttttggcaacgctgggTGATGTCATAATTTCAGTCAAATCTTCGATAATGTTCCATTTAGTTTATaaagctacccagcaaaaaaattggaagttgttccacaaacatttcttttaaagcccatcccgaatcccccatcgagtttttccaacttccgatgcagtccttttggacaagtccacaaacatttcttctaaagagcaacgcgggatcccccaatgatttttttccacttccgatgcagtccttttggacatgtacacaaacatttcttctaaagcgcatcttgggatcctccaatgatttttttctacttccggtgcagtccttgtggacaagtattagaaagaacgcaatcaggctattttaagtgcaaattttggacaattaaattttacaaaataaaatggctgagtgtgctaaggcgttctgttatggtgccagtaaagccaggttcaatccctggtcggagcaaaaaagtttttcaaattgtaaaaattagataataggaaaataatagtgtaataaatcatatggatgaaaaaaaaagtgaaattggttgaaaaaaaatttttttttcgctttttaaatttcttcattcaaattaacttccagggcacaacttctaaagcaatgcaaaggatccaaaaagggagtacttccatcctatgacaagcccatgtaaaattcattggagatgatccaagtttgtactacttccggatcacagattggggatccaaactacttttttggaagctcttttttttgctgggtaattaaacCAATGTGCTTTTgtcaataaaaacaatttagccaaaagtttcgaaaaaatctgttttttagaaaattatagtCAACATTTAATTATAGAATTTAATCAATTTAATGAATATTTATTAGATTCTATCATACCAAAATATAGGCGTTTCATTTAAAAGTAAAGATGAAAGATTTAATGCATGCAAAGTGAATAGTAGCAGACATCATTTACACCCGTGTAGTCACTCAGAAATTAATTGTGAAATATAATTTGCAGTtactagaaaattgtcaaaaatactaaaaaaagtgCATAGTGATTGCATTGTGTTCATCAAacaaaagattttaataaatggTTCGCGAATAACACAGTTGTTCTTGCAAATTACGGGGTTGTTGAAACCATTTAAGTCATTCGAACACAGTTGTTCTAAAACTCAGCAATATATAAAAGAAGAAGTTACTTATTGGGCTTTACTGACTAGCTCAGACTTTATTTCGAAATCAAAATCCGGGGAAACTTAACAAGACCCAAAAACATGACCCAAATTCTTTTTCGTACTATTTTATTGATAGGTGTTATCCAATTGAGTTTGGCTTGTGTAAGTTGATAGAATTCCCCAGTTTGGTGTTATttgcatttatttattaatttttgtatttcttagaaTGGCTACAAAGCAAAATTATTAAAAGTGGAAAACTGTGCTGGATCGGATGCTGTCATAACAATAgatgaagatttttccgttaaattaaataaaaattgtgaaattgtaCCCAAAGGATGTATACACAGCAAGGCTTTTACTACAGCCGTTTCCACCTATAAGGTAGTAAAAGATGGAATACCTCTTGCTGAAGGTCAAATGGATTTGTGTAGTATGGCTGATAGTATACCCGACGAAGCTtatcaatatataaaaatgtttggagCTCCTGCTTCCTGTCCTGTTAAAGAGGTAAGATACGCTGATTGGGAAAACTATGAAACAGGACGAAAACacctataaattttgttttgttgtttaattTCAGGATAATATTTGTGGGAATGACAACAAAATCGATTTATCCAAATATAAATCCATGTTAAGTCTTGCTCGTGGTTTAATTGTAGTTGATTCTAGTATTGAACATGATACTGTAAGTATTATCCAGGTTATGGTTGTAAGTTTCTGTAACTACATCGATTTTTCCAGGGTAAATCTTGCATTCATATCGAAATGGAACTAACCAAGTGAAATGGCGTCGTGACAATGGAATATGATTTTAAGTGAaactataaaattatatatattatatatcgttttcaactatttgaaaaattagtaaactttttaaaaaataaaaattaataaatcaaaTGAAATATTACACGcacagaagaaacatgattgtcacaatcatattagaagagcaaaataatatgataggagctatttttgcggcgaccatgtaacattttcaacatgttggctcagtgaacatggttctaagaaaaataaaattgtcctcatctaaaatgttattatattggtaAAAAGAAttatgtttccattaaaagacaatggtcacgatctaaaatgttatggtattcgtcaaaaatgtttttcttccacacggatgaaaaagactgtttttcatatgtttggctataaacattatatgtttggaacacaaatgtttaaacacaatatttttgagtgcaagcatataatgttcataaactagcataacatgtttgggacatatatgttaatatgttagaacatattatgtttgggacataaaatgtttgtaaatataatatgcttggatgcaaacatatattaatttagaaatagcctataaacatatatgtgtttagtagctaggagcgctatttaacagggagccatattgaattaagttggtggttgttgcttgttattacaaaattaacattttatttttccttgggcaattgatcagctacttctttgatccttacaaactgtgtggtccgctgttcgaatccccgtccggcaaaaggtaaaattaaaataaataaaaaaatcatacaattgaataatttcttctacaatgtttgtattacagaaaaaggtgctaagaactaaaaaatctcgtggaagtgagaaagatgtgggggaatatacaattgggcagaaacaaaattttgagcattcaggtcgaaaacctatgttgttagcacctatattacctgtttattttcataattcattatgattgtaaatatataaataaataaataaaattttgagcacaatattgtttgggagaattttttttaagcatataatattttggggtgcaaaatgcttccaaacatattatatgttcacataataacatattgttttttggaagacaacattattgaatttggatgcaaaaatacaaaatgtttggaacttagactacccaaacatatattgtttagaccaatatgctttcaaacatattatatattggaagagatcaaacatataaatgtttgggcaatacccaaaaatgtatatgcttgaagcaaaatatgtttgggagtatatgttacagaagcgattttttgtgagggtgcagttaaaagaacatggtcacagcctaaaatgttttgatttatatgaaaaaaactttttttgtcatcgaaaaaaaggacgccacttgagaaaagaaaacacaaaattaactttatttatttgttttaattcatttataaactaaatcattgtttatttgtattcataatgtcgtgcaagcaaacatcacatatttttacacactctattttggttaaatttcaacaaaagtaatcattccatatttacttcgtgcccatcaaatgttccAACGCAGATATCATGTaacagcaaataaaaataaattttaccatatataaaaatgcagaacaaacaagtatatacgaccttaagttcggccaggccgaagcttatgtagcctccaccatggattccgtagaaacttcttccaaacactgccatccacaatcgaattacttaagttgcggtaacgcttgccgatggcaaggtatctaggcccatacgtggtatgtattaaatcataaaagatcgatcaaatacgtatataattcagtttgaaaaaattttctacagaaataaaattttaacaaaattttctatagaaataaaattttaacaaaattttctatagaaataaaattttgacaaaattttctatagaaacaaaattttgacaacattttctatagaaataaaattttgacaaacattttctacagaaaaaagattttaacaaaattgtctatagaaataaaattttgacaaaactttctatagaaataaaatttggacaacattttctaatggtataaaaattttgacaaaattttctatagaaataaaattttgacaaaattttctatagaaataaaattttgacaacattttctatagaactaaaattttgatagattatatttggctcgagtggcaaccatgattatgaaccgaataaaattttatagaaataacattttgatagattatttttggctcgagtggcaatcatgattatgaaccgatatggaccaatttttgtgtgattgaagatcggctatatataactatagaccgatatggaccaattttggtatggttgttagccgccatatactaacaccacgttccaaatttgaaccggatcggatgaattttgctcctccaagaggctccagaggtcaaatctggagaacggtttataagggggctatatataattatggaccgatatggaccaattctggcacgtttgttaaagatcatatactaacaccatgtttcaaattacaaccggattggattccAGATTGGATCCAAATCtggagaaagttttatatggggactatatataattatggaccgatatggacctattctgccacggttgttaaagatcatataacatactaacaccatgttccaaattacaaccggattggatgaaatttgcttctcttagagactccgcaagccaaatctgtatttatatgtaattatggaccgatatggacctatttttgcatggttgtgagagaccatatgccaacatcatgtactaaattttagccggatcggatgaaatttgcttctcttagaggctccgcaagccaaatcgggggatcggtttatatgggggctatatataattattgaccgatgtggaccaacttttgcatggttgctagagaccatatactaacaccatgtaccaaatttcagccggatcggattaaatttgcttatcttagagcgatcgcaagctaaatttgggagtcagtttatatgggggttatacgtaaaagtggaccgatatggactaatttttgcgtggttgttagagagcatatactaacaccatgtaccaaatttcagccgaatcggatgaaagttgtttctcttagagcaatcgcaacctaaatttgggggtccgtttatatgggggctatataaagtggaccgatatggcccatttgcaataccgtccgacctacatcaataacaactacttgtgccaaatttcaagtcgatagcttgtttcgtacggaagttagcgtgatttcaatagacggacggacggacggacatgctcaaatcgactcagaattgcaccacgacccagaatatatattctttatggggtcttagagcaatatttcgatgtgttacaaacggaatgacaaagttaatatacccccatcctatggtggagggtataaaaatatgggaaatataaagctagagcaattttgatgcaattgtacaaaagggcATTTATGATGTATAggtcgatacatatgtattcgagatataggacaatttgagtaatatttacaatttttgctactcagcagtgtcgattttacatggctattggttaaatctccccaagatatatggtcaattgtgggttgtgatatattatttggccgatTCGGGCgacatttccacaagtcggagttttttctttaaattcgaccattctgtggaaagtttggcattacagtgtgtaggatatgactacgaattgtggaaatcatcacagaattttgtgtaaaatgtgggtattttggccatattagatcaagatgacgtacttaaatagcatattaaatgtattctctgtggaaactatcgtgcCAGTTGGAGGAAacacccattgaaaatgggtctaaaatatgaaacattctaccatatttcccctactctggcgtgcatatatatgggagctatatctaaatatgaaccgattttgaccaaatttgacatgcatagttagaataataataatcctgctatctcagcaaaaaccgtaaatgggagaataattttggcctccgtggacatatgggtgtaaatcgggcgaaagatatatatgggacctatatctaaatctgaaccgatttcaaccaaatttagaacaattaacaatactattaaacgtactccttgtgcaaaatgtgaaGCAAATGAAGGCAAAACtcaggcttttgaggccatataagttcaaatcggacgaaagatatatatgggagctatatctaaatctgaaccgatttcaaccaaatttagcacactgaatgatactcttaaacgtacttcttgtgcaaaatttgaagcaaatcagggcaaaactctggcttttgaggccatattagtcgaaattggacgaaagatatatatgggagctatatctaaatctgaaccgatttcaaccaaacttagaacaattaacaatactattaaacgtactccttgtgcaaaatgtgaagcaaatgaaggcaaaactctggcttttgaggccatataagttcaaatcggacgaaagatatatatgggagctatatctaaatctgaaccgatttcaaccaaatttagcacactgaatgatactcttaaacgtacttcttgtgcaaaatttgaagcaaatcagggcaaaactctggcttttgaggccatattagtcgaaattggacgaaagatatatatgggagctatatctaaatctgaaccgatttcaaccaaatttagcacactgaatGATACTCTtacacgtactccttgtgcaaaacttgaagcaaatcagggcaaaactctggcttttgtggccatattagtcgaaatcggacgaaagatatatatgggagctatatctaaatctgaaccgatttcaaccaaatttagcacacttaatgatactcttacacgtactccttgtgcaaaatttgaagcaaatcaggtcaAAACACTGGCTTTGGAGGCCATATaatttcaaatcggacgaaagatatatatggaagctatatgtaaatctgaaccgatttggctgatattttgcatatcttacgaaaaccccaaaatatttgctgcccgaaagttttgaaaaaataagttaataaatacgtcaattatgaccagatcggtgataaatatatatggcagctatatctaaatctgaaccgattttttcaaaatcaatagcgatcgtctttgagccaatgtaaaactctgtgccaaatttgaggatgatcggacttaaactgcgagctgtactttgcacacaaaattaaatatacaggcagacagacggacagacagacggacatcgctaaatcgaatttaattctaagatgatcggtatactaaacgatgggtcccagacttttccttcttggcgttacatacaaatgcacaaacttattataccctgtaccacagtagtggtgaagggtataaaaaaaacaaaatttatatcttataAGTGACAGTGCTAGATACCAGTTGTGATACGGattacaattttgtcataaaataattaaaaataatgtttaattAACAAAAGTAAAAGTATATTTTgctctttaatttttgtttagggTATAAAGCCATATTCTTAGAGTAGTACTCAATTTTATCTTGCAGGCTTTTTTTCATTCCGACGTTATTTTGCGAAATCGCACCAAACaattttgttgctgttttttttgtttcttgagaGGTTACTCAACCTTCTTTTAGGATTCCTATATTATTGGGGAGATATTTCAAACGTTCCGAATatcagcaattttcattatgctTGATTTAGTGTTTCATAACATTGGCTCCGGTCGAGTATAGCTGTGAATGAATAAAATGGTTTGGAATTTATGAAGGGGATATTCCCCATTCTGAACAGCTCAATTAAGTCTAAACCAACTCGAAATGGGACTTTGGAATTGAGTAATTTTTAGGCCAgactaaagttttatttcaaatgaaatattgagatATTGATACATAAGATAAACCTTACCAAATTGGAAAGCTTTATACATCAAATAATATATTTCCACGGATTGTTATTTCTG encodes:
- the LOC142223979 gene encoding sporozoite-associated mosquito saliva protein 1-like; the protein is MTQILFRTILLIGVIQLSLACNGYKAKLLKVENCAGSDAVITIDEDFSVKLNKNCEIVPKGCIHSKAFTTAVSTYKVVKDGIPLAEGQMDLCSMADSIPDEAYQYIKMFGAPASCPVKEDNICGNDNKIDLSKYKSMLSLARGLIVVDSSIEHDTGKSCIHIEMELTK